In the Diorhabda carinulata isolate Delta chromosome 9, icDioCari1.1, whole genome shotgun sequence genome, one interval contains:
- the LOC130898081 gene encoding lysosome-associated membrane glycoprotein 2-like isoform X2, whose translation MEYSKILIVFSFFVCLSVSEKVLPPEPNTRGTAIVPTNSTFSPITTSNPNNTTTISPKTTTISPNTTTISPNTTTISQKTTTISPNTTTISPNTTTIAPNTTTPNPTTTPSPTSKSTTVPTSTPSPTPLPNPSTGNWSLNYDKSNYTCLVIDAAFQIELLVVNSTSKKINIPVNATSDGSCGNNTDILNLRWDGNVITMNFTKNATEKKFDLEFIRVSLNGTKNNTLIHEKPEFKTLLDHSYKCAKLQTLNFTKEHENDTVAYLHISHAQFQAFSNVTGHHFYDAIDCEASNITSDVVPIVVGCVLAILVVVVLVAYLYGRRRCQARGYLSINNEEDMP comes from the exons agAAGGTACTTCCTCCAGAACCAAATACAAGGGGAACAGCTATAGTTCCTACCAATTCGACATTCAGTCCAATTACCACTTCGAATCCTAATAATACAACTACTATTTCCCCAAAAACAACTACTATTTCCCCAAATACAACTACCATTTCCCCAAATACAACTACTATTTCCCAAAAAACAACTACTATTTCCCCAAATACAACTACTATTTCCCCAAATACAACTACTATTGCCCCTAATACAACCACACCTAATCCAACAACCACTCCTTCTCCAACTAGCAAATCTACCACTGTTCCAACGTCTACTCCCTCTCCGACACCTCTTCCCAACCCCTCTACAGGTAATTGGAGTTTGAATTATGACAAATCGAATTATACATGTCTGGTAATAGATGCAGCTTTCCAAATTGAATTGTTAGTGGTGAATTCTACATCGAAGAAAATTAACATTCCTGTAAATGCTACGTCTGATGGTAGTTGCGGTAACAAtacagatattttgaatttgagaTGGGATGGAAATGTTATAACAATGAATTTTACCAAAAATGCTACTGAGAAAAAATTCGATTTGGAATTCATCAGGGTATCTTTGAATG GTACCAAAAATAACACTTTAATTCACGAGAAACCCGAATTCAAAACTTTATTGGATCATTCGTACAAATGCGCTAAACTTCAAACTCTAAACTTTACCAAGGAACATGAAAATGACACAGTTGCTTATTTACACATTAGTCATGCGCAGTTCCAAGCTTTCTCGAATGTTACAGGACATCATTTCTATGATG CCATCGATTGTGAAGCATCGAATATAACATCGGACGTCGTCCCGATCGTAGTTGGTTGCGTCCTAGCAATTCTTGTAGTGGTAGTATTGGTCGCCTACCTATATGGAAGACGTCGTTGCCAGGCTAGAGGATACCTTTCAAT